The genomic segment GCAAGCAAAGGCCTGGCTCGCCCGAGTCAGTCTGGATGGCTTCGAACATTACTACCCGCATCAGGTTTCCGGCGGCATGCGCCAGCGCACCGCGTTAGCGCGCGCCTTCATCGCCAAGCCGGAAGTGCTGCTGCTCGACGAGCCCTTCGGCGCTCTCGATGCACTTACGCGCATGGCCTTGCAGGATGTGCTGCGTGAGCTGATCGACGAGCATCAACCCACGGTGCTGCTGGTTACGCATGACGTTGACGAGGCGCTGTACCTGGCCGACCACGTGCTGGTGTTCAGCGCGCGTCCGGCACGGGTGCTGAATACCTTCAATTTCACCCATTGCGAGAAGAGCCACGATCTGTCCGAGTTCGCGGCCGAGCGGCGTGAAATTCTGCGGTTGTTGGGCATTAAAACGGAGGTAGGACACTGATGAGCCAGGGACGTCGTCTTACCGGTCCGAAAAAATACCTCGCCGTGGTACTGGCGATTCTTTTCATTCTGTTGATCTGGCAGGTCGCGGCCTGGAGTTTGCCAGCATTCCTGATGCCGGGCATTCCGGTCGTTTTCGAGCGATTGTTCGCCACGGTTCAGGAGCCTGTGTT from the Stutzerimonas stutzeri genome contains:
- a CDS encoding ABC transporter ATP-binding protein, whose product is MQLRFEEVDKHFGELEVIKGFNGEFGQGELVALVGPSGCGKSTLLHLVAGLENPTAGRVLADGKKILGPSPRRTLVFQEHALYPWLSLQANVAMALELQGVAKTDAFEQAKAWLARVSLDGFEHYYPHQVSGGMRQRTALARAFIAKPEVLLLDEPFGALDALTRMALQDVLRELIDEHQPTVLLVTHDVDEALYLADHVLVFSARPARVLNTFNFTHCEKSHDLSEFAAERREILRLLGIKTEVGH